In a genomic window of Paracoccaceae bacterium:
- a CDS encoding M48 family metallopeptidase, whose product MRCRPLIKVLSAIALAGCTATGPATTSGPLRIENAASPPQSFAQIVRTVEPVAEQECRERTARVNCNFKILVDGRPGQAANAYQTLDSSGRPIIAFTQALIDDARNADELAFVLGHEAAHHIAGHIARQQQNAVAGAVIAGSLAVLLGGGAEAVESAQRTGAQVGARTYSKDFELEADALGTIITARAGYNPLRGAQFFARIPDPGDKFLGTHPPNSQRLEVVRRTAAGL is encoded by the coding sequence AACCACGTCGGGGCCTTTGCGCATCGAAAATGCGGCAAGCCCGCCCCAGTCGTTTGCGCAAATCGTCAGGACGGTCGAACCCGTTGCGGAGCAGGAGTGCCGCGAACGTACAGCGCGGGTCAATTGCAATTTCAAGATCCTCGTGGACGGGAGACCGGGTCAAGCCGCTAATGCCTATCAAACGCTCGACAGTTCAGGGCGGCCGATCATCGCCTTTACCCAGGCCCTTATTGATGACGCGCGCAATGCGGATGAACTGGCCTTTGTTCTGGGTCACGAAGCGGCGCATCACATTGCCGGTCACATAGCGCGCCAGCAGCAAAACGCAGTGGCGGGTGCTGTAATCGCCGGAAGTCTTGCGGTTCTGCTCGGAGGCGGTGCGGAGGCGGTGGAATCAGCACAAAGAACCGGCGCGCAGGTCGGGGCGAGAACCTATTCCAAGGATTTCGAACTGGAAGCGGATGCATTGGGCACGATCATCACCGCACGCGCCGGGTACAATCCTTTGCGTGGCGCACAGTTTTTCGCGCGCATTCCGGATCCGGGGGACAAATTTCTCGGCACACATCCGCCAAACAGTCAGCGACTTGAGGTGGTACGGCGCACAGCCGCCGGTTTGTGA
- a CDS encoding DUF393 domain-containing protein has product MSKVKVLYNAECPVCSREIDHYARMSTAQSLPVRFDDLNRPDLLDGWGISAEQAAQRLHVLKDDQVFSGIPAFIVLWQSLPRYRWLAKVVSQPGIYQVANWIYDGMLAPVLYRSHQRRVSKSKCRNGT; this is encoded by the coding sequence ATGAGTAAAGTAAAAGTTCTGTATAACGCTGAATGCCCGGTGTGCAGCCGCGAAATAGATCACTATGCGCGGATGAGCACTGCGCAATCCCTACCGGTTCGGTTTGACGATCTGAACCGGCCTGATCTTTTGGACGGATGGGGAATTTCCGCCGAACAGGCCGCACAGCGTCTTCATGTGTTGAAAGACGATCAGGTGTTCAGTGGCATCCCCGCGTTCATTGTTTTATGGCAAAGTTTGCCAAGGTACCGTTGGCTGGCGAAGGTTGTCAGCCAGCCCGGAATCTACCAAGTGGCCAATTGGATTTACGACGGCATGTTGGCCCCTGTCCTGTACCGCAGTCACCAAAGGCGTGTTTCTAAATCAAAATGCCGTAATGGGACTTGA
- a CDS encoding CDGSH iron-sulfur domain-containing protein, whose amino-acid sequence MTDAPKIAQKSPFPVEVISGKTYFWCSCGRSAKQPFCDGSHKETEFTPLKYEAEADKKLFFCGCKATSNAPLCDGSHSKL is encoded by the coding sequence ATGACCGACGCCCCTAAAATCGCCCAGAAGTCTCCCTTTCCCGTTGAGGTGATATCTGGCAAAACCTACTTTTGGTGCTCTTGCGGCAGATCCGCAAAACAACCTTTTTGTGACGGCTCCCACAAGGAAACCGAATTCACGCCTTTGAAATACGAAGCCGAGGCCGACAAAAAGCTGTTTTTTTGCGGGTGCAAAGCCACGTCGAACGCGCCGTTGTGCGATGGCAGTCACTCAAAACTCTAG
- the rimO gene encoding 30S ribosomal protein S12 methylthiotransferase RimO — translation MSTNPPNLRPDLAPKARMSDPIRPGQPTIGMVSLGCPKALVDSERILTRLRAEGYGISPDYAGANAVIVNTCGFLDSAKAESLSAIGEALQENGRVIVTGCLGAEPEYITGAHPNVLAVTGPHQYEQVLDAVHVAVPPSPDPFVDLLPASGVSLTPRHFSYLKISEGCNHKCKFCIIPDMRGRLQSRPAHAVLREAEKLVESGVKELLVISQDTSAYGVDIKHATDRGHRAHITDLARDLGSLGAWVRLHYVYPYPHVRHLVPLMAEGLVLPYLDIPFQHAHPDVLRRMARPAAAAKTLDEIAAWRAICPDLTLRSTFIVGYPGETEAEFQTLLDWMDEAQLDRVGCFQYENVEGARSNALPDHVPEDVKQDRWDRFMVKAQAISETKLAAKVGQRMEVIVDDIDDEAATCRTKADAPEIDGNLFIDAGFEAVSIGDIVTVEVDEAGEYDLWGRLTG, via the coding sequence ATGAGCACAAACCCACCCAATCTGCGCCCCGATCTGGCCCCAAAGGCCCGGATGAGCGATCCCATCCGTCCCGGCCAACCCACCATTGGCATGGTCAGCCTCGGCTGTCCCAAAGCACTGGTGGATAGTGAGCGTATTCTGACACGCCTACGCGCGGAAGGGTACGGCATTTCACCCGATTATGCAGGTGCCAATGCCGTGATCGTCAACACCTGCGGCTTTCTGGACAGCGCCAAGGCTGAAAGCCTGTCTGCGATTGGTGAGGCATTGCAGGAAAATGGCCGGGTCATCGTCACCGGCTGTCTGGGTGCCGAGCCGGAATATATCACCGGTGCACATCCGAATGTGTTGGCCGTCACGGGTCCACACCAATACGAGCAGGTCCTGGACGCGGTGCATGTCGCCGTGCCGCCCAGCCCTGATCCCTTTGTGGATCTGCTCCCCGCTTCTGGTGTCAGCCTGACACCGAGACACTTCAGTTATTTAAAAATTTCAGAGGGTTGCAATCACAAGTGCAAGTTCTGCATCATCCCTGACATGCGCGGACGTCTGCAATCCCGTCCGGCCCATGCGGTGCTGCGCGAGGCCGAAAAACTGGTTGAAAGCGGCGTGAAGGAACTGCTGGTCATCAGTCAGGACACCTCTGCCTACGGGGTTGATATCAAGCACGCGACGGATCGCGGGCATCGCGCGCATATCACCGATCTGGCGCGGGATCTGGGATCACTCGGGGCCTGGGTGCGTCTGCATTATGTTTATCCTTACCCGCATGTACGACACCTTGTTCCGCTGATGGCAGAAGGGCTAGTCCTGCCCTATCTGGACATCCCGTTTCAACACGCGCACCCGGATGTGTTGCGCCGCATGGCGCGCCCGGCGGCGGCAGCAAAAACGCTGGACGAAATCGCGGCTTGGCGCGCGATCTGCCCGGATCTGACGCTGCGCTCCACCTTCATCGTGGGTTACCCCGGGGAGACGGAGGCTGAGTTCCAGACTCTGCTCGATTGGATGGATGAGGCGCAGTTGGACCGCGTGGGATGTTTCCAATACGAAAACGTTGAGGGTGCCCGCTCCAACGCGCTTCCCGATCATGTGCCCGAAGACGTCAAACAGGATCGGTGGGATCGTTTCATGGTAAAAGCACAAGCCATTTCAGAAACAAAACTGGCAGCAAAGGTCGGCCAGCGGATGGAAGTGATCGTTGATGATATTGACGATGAGGCCGCCACGTGCCGCACAAAAGCCGACGCGCCGGAGATTGATGGCAATCTGTTCATCGACGCGGGGTTCGAGGCAGTGTCAATTGGCGACATCGTTACGGTCGAGGTCGACGAAGCCGGTGAGTATGACCTTTGGGGACGATTGACGGGATAG
- a CDS encoding AsmA family protein, with protein MKWILRLVAFIVVILAVAFVSILLLPAERIARIATDQLSAATGRDVSISGDVGLTFWPVLGARANGLALGNADWAEGGAMFEAASVAIGVDAMALISGDIRIKNIEAESPIIRLEQRADGRANWLFSEPAAASSETAPQPESAPVAESAPARQISIEQVKITDATLIYAAEGSAPISYEGVNLTLDWPDPLGSADIALSLQPGDSTVTVQAAIDGFAGFISGETQTLRASVETTSGTLSFDGRGSTAGAVAGTLALKTDSTDGFLRALGQAGVDPPDNLGRRVDMMTAVTLTPDMQLALRDLVVDFGGNKITGAADIAIGDVPQVNAQLNVGDLDLKQDTTSPANTGGGGASTPDTGAGNAAATSGWPTTAIDASGLAAFNGEIALAANSIDLGQFKIGATQALLRNDRSRMVFDLRDVQAYGGNVTGEFVINNRAGLSVGGRLDVNNIQMQPLLTDAADIDRLTGQGTVRLSFLGSGPSVDAIMRSLSGDGSLSVGRGTILGIDLDRLMRSGDTGEGTTVFDSLGGTWTIAGGVLSNTDLLLQLKNYQASGTGVVGLGAQTVDYTATPVALRANSGQGLSIPVRFVGPWTDVSIRPDLEAAFDAEIDAKTDELENKAKEKLNEELGITPQPGQSTEDAVKDELKDKLLRKLFD; from the coding sequence GTGAAGTGGATTTTGCGTCTTGTGGCGTTTATCGTCGTGATCTTGGCGGTCGCGTTCGTTTCAATCTTGTTGTTACCAGCCGAGCGCATTGCGCGCATCGCGACAGATCAGTTGAGTGCCGCGACCGGGCGCGATGTGTCGATCAGCGGTGATGTTGGACTGACCTTTTGGCCGGTTTTGGGCGCACGTGCCAACGGTCTGGCGCTTGGCAATGCCGACTGGGCGGAGGGTGGGGCAATGTTTGAAGCCGCCTCCGTGGCCATTGGCGTGGATGCCATGGCGCTGATCAGTGGCGATATACGCATCAAGAACATTGAAGCCGAAAGCCCGATCATAAGGTTGGAACAACGCGCTGATGGCCGTGCGAACTGGTTGTTCTCTGAACCCGCTGCAGCATCTTCAGAAACCGCGCCGCAACCAGAATCCGCACCCGTTGCAGAAAGCGCTCCCGCACGCCAGATCAGCATCGAGCAGGTCAAGATCACCGATGCAACCTTGATCTATGCCGCAGAGGGCAGTGCCCCGATTTCATATGAGGGTGTTAATCTGACGTTGGATTGGCCGGACCCGTTGGGATCTGCAGATATTGCCCTCTCCCTGCAACCCGGCGACAGCACAGTGACCGTGCAAGCAGCCATCGACGGATTTGCGGGCTTCATTTCAGGGGAGACGCAAACCCTGCGCGCAAGCGTGGAAACGACGTCGGGAACGCTGTCCTTTGATGGCAGGGGAAGCACTGCAGGCGCAGTTGCGGGAACACTTGCGTTGAAAACGGACAGTACGGATGGGTTCTTGCGCGCCCTGGGTCAGGCTGGTGTGGACCCGCCGGACAACCTTGGTCGCCGGGTCGATATGATGACGGCTGTGACGTTGACGCCGGATATGCAACTGGCGTTGCGCGACCTTGTGGTTGATTTCGGAGGCAATAAAATCACCGGCGCTGCAGACATTGCAATTGGTGATGTCCCTCAGGTGAACGCGCAGCTGAACGTAGGGGATCTGGACCTGAAGCAGGATACCACGTCTCCTGCAAACACCGGCGGGGGCGGCGCGAGTACCCCTGATACCGGGGCCGGGAATGCCGCCGCGACAAGCGGCTGGCCGACGACAGCGATAGATGCCAGCGGTCTGGCAGCGTTCAATGGCGAAATTGCACTGGCAGCCAACAGCATTGATTTGGGGCAATTCAAGATCGGCGCAACACAGGCGCTTTTGCGCAACGACCGCTCGCGCATGGTGTTTGATCTGCGCGACGTTCAGGCCTATGGCGGCAATGTGACCGGCGAGTTTGTCATTAACAATCGCGCTGGTTTGTCGGTGGGCGGTCGTCTGGACGTCAACAACATCCAGATGCAGCCTTTGCTGACTGACGCGGCTGACATTGATCGCCTGACGGGGCAGGGTACCGTACGCCTGTCGTTCCTCGGCTCTGGACCGTCGGTCGATGCAATCATGCGGTCCCTGTCAGGGGATGGATCCCTTTCTGTGGGCCGTGGGACGATCCTTGGGATTGATCTGGACCGGTTGATGCGCTCAGGCGACACCGGCGAGGGTACAACCGTGTTTGACAGTCTGGGCGGCACTTGGACCATCGCAGGTGGCGTGCTTTCAAACACGGATCTGCTTTTGCAACTCAAGAACTATCAGGCAAGCGGAACCGGCGTTGTCGGGCTGGGCGCGCAAACGGTGGATTACACCGCAACGCCCGTCGCTCTCAGAGCCAACAGTGGGCAGGGACTCTCGATCCCGGTACGATTTGTCGGGCCATGGACAGACGTGTCGATCCGCCCCGACTTGGAAGCGGCGTTTGACGCAGAGATAGACGCCAAAACCGATGAGCTGGAGAACAAGGCCAAGGAAAAGTTGAATGAAGAGCTTGGCATTACCCCACAGCCAGGCCAATCGACGGAGGACGCGGTGAAGGATGAACTCAAGGACAAGCTGCTGCGCAAACTCTTTGATTAA
- the kdsA gene encoding 3-deoxy-8-phosphooctulonate synthase, giving the protein MTHVAVGDLTIGNDQPLTLIAGPCQLESADHAQMIAGRMKEACDAVGAQYVFKASYDKANRTSLSGVRGLGIDAGLKVLQSVGRSIGVPVLTDVHNEAQCAAAAEAVDILQIPAFLCRQTDMLLAAGATGAAINVKKGQFLAPWEMPNIVTKIESTGNKRILLTERGTSFGYNTLVADMRSLPQMAQTGYPVVMDATHSVQQPGGRGGSSGGQREFAPVMARAAVAIGVAAVFIETHEDPDKSPSDGPNMVYLDQMPALIETLMSFDRLAKASPVII; this is encoded by the coding sequence ATGACGCATGTAGCAGTTGGCGATCTGACGATTGGTAACGACCAACCCCTGACTCTGATTGCAGGCCCTTGCCAGTTGGAAAGCGCGGATCATGCGCAAATGATCGCCGGGCGCATGAAGGAGGCCTGTGACGCCGTCGGCGCGCAATATGTATTCAAAGCATCCTATGACAAGGCCAACCGCACGTCTCTAAGCGGTGTCCGGGGTCTCGGCATCGACGCGGGTTTGAAGGTGTTGCAGTCTGTTGGTCGCAGCATCGGAGTGCCTGTTTTGACGGATGTCCACAATGAGGCGCAATGTGCAGCGGCAGCTGAGGCTGTCGACATCCTCCAGATCCCGGCCTTTCTATGCCGCCAGACAGATATGCTGTTAGCAGCCGGGGCAACAGGCGCCGCGATCAACGTCAAAAAAGGCCAGTTTCTGGCCCCCTGGGAAATGCCCAATATCGTCACGAAAATCGAATCTACCGGGAACAAACGGATCTTGTTGACAGAGCGTGGCACGTCATTTGGCTATAATACACTGGTCGCGGATATGCGCTCCCTGCCCCAGATGGCGCAGACCGGATACCCGGTCGTGATGGATGCGACACATTCCGTGCAACAACCGGGCGGGCGCGGCGGCTCTTCAGGTGGTCAGCGTGAGTTTGCACCGGTGATGGCGCGTGCTGCCGTGGCCATTGGTGTGGCTGCGGTCTTCATCGAAACCCATGAGGACCCTGACAAATCTCCCTCGGATGGGCCAAATATGGTCTATCTCGATCAGATGCCGGCGTTGATAGAAACCCTGATGAGCTTCGATCGATTAGCCAAAGCGTCGCCCGTAATCATCTGA
- a CDS encoding permease, giving the protein MADATPTQTIARRSPRPGAWAFTFALLVLIALFDTAQLTPTLLFLAKALAGTAPFILFAVLAVAYLKASGAETLLAKAFSGNQSRMIVMAALLGGLSPFCSCEVIPFIAALLAVGAPLGAVMAFWLASPLMDPAMFAITSGTLGWEFATAKAISAIGLGILGGFGTMLFARTVIFSDPLRERPAIGGCCGVKKPFGGAPVWRFWQETDRRDTFRDTALENALFLTKWLTLAYVIESIMLAYIPAEMIAGLLGGTGIWPILMGAFVGAPAYLNGYAAVPLVDALLTQGMAPGAAMSFVIAGGVSCIPAAVAVWALVKPRVFAAYLSFALIGAVIAGLAWQALA; this is encoded by the coding sequence ATGGCTGATGCAACTCCGACACAGACCATCGCCCGCCGCTCCCCGCGCCCCGGTGCCTGGGCATTTACATTCGCCCTACTGGTATTGATTGCGCTTTTTGATACGGCCCAATTGACACCGACCCTTTTGTTTTTGGCAAAAGCACTGGCGGGCACGGCGCCGTTTATCCTCTTTGCAGTGCTCGCTGTGGCTTATCTGAAGGCTTCCGGTGCGGAAACGCTCCTGGCCAAGGCATTCTCGGGCAACCAGTCCCGCATGATCGTTATGGCCGCCCTTCTTGGCGGGCTGTCGCCGTTTTGCAGCTGTGAAGTCATTCCTTTTATCGCGGCCCTCTTGGCCGTTGGCGCGCCCTTAGGGGCGGTGATGGCATTTTGGCTGGCGTCCCCACTGATGGATCCGGCGATGTTCGCCATCACATCCGGCACATTGGGATGGGAATTTGCGACGGCAAAAGCGATATCTGCCATCGGTCTTGGCATTTTGGGCGGATTTGGCACCATGTTGTTTGCCCGAACCGTGATTTTTTCTGATCCTTTGCGTGAACGTCCGGCCATAGGCGGTTGTTGTGGCGTGAAAAAACCATTTGGCGGAGCACCTGTTTGGCGCTTCTGGCAGGAAACAGACCGACGCGATACCTTTCGTGATACAGCCCTCGAAAACGCGCTTTTCCTAACCAAATGGCTCACGCTGGCATATGTCATCGAGTCGATAATGCTCGCTTATATCCCGGCAGAAATGATTGCCGGACTGCTGGGCGGCACTGGCATCTGGCCAATCCTGATGGGCGCTTTTGTCGGTGCACCAGCCTATCTGAACGGCTATGCTGCGGTCCCCCTCGTGGACGCGCTGCTGACTCAAGGGATGGCGCCGGGTGCTGCAATGTCTTTTGTGATCGCGGGCGGTGTCAGCTGTATTCCTGCTGCTGTGGCCGTCTGGGCGTTGGTGAAACCCCGTGTTTTTGCGGCCTATTTGTCCTTTGCTCTGATCGGTGCAGTTATTGCGGGTTTGGCCTGGCAAGCGCTGGCCTGA
- a CDS encoding metalloregulator ArsR/SmtB family transcription factor yields MKMNSLEIGDLTIAAAQFAALGSEQRLSVLRTLVRAGPEGLSIGALGTRTGVTGSTLTHHMKILASAGLVTQAKQGRSIICAAVAFEEVQTLSSFLLNECCADSRTPNGDHKDG; encoded by the coding sequence ATGAAAATGAATTCGCTGGAAATTGGTGACTTGACGATCGCGGCAGCGCAATTTGCCGCTCTCGGATCAGAACAACGTCTGAGCGTCTTGCGAACGCTGGTCAGGGCAGGCCCAGAGGGTCTGAGCATCGGGGCACTAGGCACACGCACTGGCGTCACCGGTTCGACGCTGACGCATCACATGAAAATTCTGGCATCTGCAGGTCTGGTGACGCAAGCCAAACAAGGACGCAGCATCATCTGCGCGGCGGTAGCGTTCGAGGAAGTACAGACGTTGTCCAGCTTCCTGCTCAATGAATGCTGCGCCGATAGCAGAACCCCAAATGGAGACCACAAAGATGGCTGA
- the cysK gene encoding cysteine synthase A, giving the protein MGIRNTDGRGQLFGSILDTIGNTPTVRINNVAPDHVQVYVKFEASNPGGSVKDRLAVNIIEAAERDGRLKPGQTVVEATSGNTGIGLAMVCAAKGYPLVVTMADSFSVERRRLMRFFGAKVVLTPRALKGFGMYSKAKELAEENGWFLASQFETPDNADIHENTTAREILGDFDGQQLDYWITGYGTGGTVSGVGRVLRKSRPETKIILTEPANAAIVASGYVNSRNDAHQPTESHPSFEPHPIQGWTPDFIPYVLQEALDGSYYDELIPVAGPDGIAWARRLAAEEGIFTGISGGSTFAIAMKIAQTAPEGTVMLVMLPDTGERYLSTPLFEGIAEEMTEEEIGISRSTPSAQMTGT; this is encoded by the coding sequence ATGGGAATTCGAAATACAGATGGGCGTGGCCAGCTTTTTGGCTCGATCTTGGACACGATAGGAAATACGCCGACAGTGCGCATTAATAATGTCGCGCCAGACCACGTGCAAGTTTACGTAAAATTCGAAGCCTCAAACCCAGGGGGATCGGTCAAAGACCGCCTTGCCGTTAACATCATCGAGGCTGCGGAGCGAGACGGGCGGCTCAAGCCCGGCCAGACCGTGGTTGAGGCGACGTCAGGAAATACCGGCATTGGCCTTGCGATGGTCTGCGCGGCAAAAGGTTACCCGCTTGTTGTTACGATGGCAGATAGTTTTTCTGTCGAACGACGCAGGCTGATGCGATTTTTCGGGGCAAAGGTCGTTTTGACACCACGTGCCCTGAAAGGTTTTGGCATGTATAGCAAAGCCAAAGAACTGGCTGAGGAAAACGGTTGGTTTCTGGCGAGCCAATTCGAAACGCCGGACAATGCTGACATACATGAGAATACAACGGCGCGCGAAATCCTGGGCGATTTTGACGGACAGCAACTTGACTATTGGATCACGGGATACGGCACAGGCGGCACTGTATCGGGCGTCGGGCGTGTGCTGCGCAAAAGCCGGCCGGAGACAAAAATCATTCTGACTGAACCGGCCAATGCCGCTATCGTGGCATCCGGATACGTCAACAGCAGAAACGACGCACATCAGCCCACCGAAAGCCACCCCTCCTTTGAGCCGCATCCGATTCAGGGGTGGACGCCAGATTTCATTCCCTACGTGCTGCAGGAAGCTTTGGATGGATCCTATTATGACGAACTCATCCCTGTGGCCGGGCCTGATGGTATCGCGTGGGCGCGACGTCTGGCGGCTGAAGAGGGTATTTTCACCGGAATATCGGGGGGGTCGACTTTTGCGATCGCCATGAAGATCGCGCAAACCGCCCCCGAAGGCACCGTGATGTTGGTGATGTTGCCGGATACCGGCGAGCGCTATCTGTCCACGCCACTTTTTGAAGGCATCGCAGAAGAGATGACCGAAGAAGAGATTGGAATTTCCCGATCCACCCCGAGTGCGCAGATGACGGGCACGTGA
- a CDS encoding AEC family transporter gives MELFLKVIEITAPVFFLAAIGFVWVKVGFEYRVQFVTRLSMTLAVPALIFVALMETEIPTQSLSRISLAAISGYALASLAAWALVRLTHLDLRTYLAPVVMGNTGNIGLPLALFAYGDEGLGYAVVVFAISAIYAFTVGVWIVSRANSPMAMFKEPMVAATLLGALFLWQGWQTPVFVTNTLSLMGQMAIPLMLITLGVAVARLTPNNLGRSLWIAVAKLCLCVSIAWGLGIWFELPDVAFGILVLQLAAPAAVTSYLIAEKYDADAEAVAGLVVVSTLLAILTLPILLSLVL, from the coding sequence TTGGAGCTTTTCCTGAAAGTTATCGAGATTACAGCGCCCGTGTTTTTCCTCGCCGCCATTGGATTTGTCTGGGTCAAGGTGGGATTTGAATACCGTGTCCAGTTCGTGACGCGCTTGTCCATGACCCTCGCCGTACCCGCGCTCATTTTCGTGGCCCTCATGGAAACGGAAATTCCGACGCAATCGCTCTCGCGCATCAGCCTTGCAGCGATTTCCGGCTACGCACTTGCTTCGTTGGCCGCCTGGGCGTTGGTGCGGTTGACCCACCTGGATCTGCGAACCTACCTTGCCCCTGTCGTGATGGGAAATACCGGTAACATCGGACTCCCGCTGGCATTGTTCGCCTACGGTGACGAAGGTCTGGGGTATGCGGTCGTTGTCTTCGCAATCTCAGCGATTTACGCTTTTACGGTCGGCGTCTGGATCGTGTCACGGGCGAATTCGCCGATGGCGATGTTCAAGGAACCCATGGTGGCTGCAACGCTTTTGGGTGCCCTGTTTTTATGGCAGGGATGGCAAACGCCTGTATTTGTCACAAACACCTTGTCCCTTATGGGGCAAATGGCCATCCCTTTGATGCTCATCACGCTCGGCGTCGCTGTCGCGCGTCTGACACCAAACAACCTTGGCCGCTCGTTGTGGATCGCCGTTGCAAAGCTGTGCCTGTGTGTTTCCATTGCCTGGGGTCTGGGTATCTGGTTTGAATTGCCGGATGTTGCGTTTGGAATTCTGGTCTTGCAACTTGCTGCCCCGGCGGCTGTAACCAGTTATTTGATTGCAGAAAAATATGACGCCGACGCTGAGGCCGTCGCGGGTTTGGTGGTTGTTTCCACCCTTTTGGCGATCTTGACGTTACCGATCTTGCTGAGCTTGGTGCTATGA
- a CDS encoding selenium-binding protein SBP56-related protein, with the protein MNLRPDPTFHASPKLAMQAPVENYAFTVMLSPDGTQSDGIAVVDVNPKSDSYGQIVHQVIVPNKGDEFHHFGWNACSSSLSPLTGHAFLERRYLIVPGIRSSRIYIIDVKEPLKAKIHKTIEPEEIFEKTGYSRPHTIHCGPEGIYVSTLGGGGEDGTDGPPGIFIMDCETFEVIGRYEMDRGKQDKHYDFWWNLPQDYMVSSEWGLPPQFENGIVAEDLLSNKYGHSIHFWDLRARKNIQTMDLGENHQMALEIRPAHDPTKSYGFCGVVVDTTNLQGSIFTWWRDDDGVWQSKKTITIDPRPEDPENLPPLLQGFGAVPPLVTDIDLSLDDKYLYVACWGLGEMHQYDVSDPMNPVLAGKVELGGIARGTNHPNGQPFAYGPQMVEISRDGKRVYWTNSLYSTWDDQFYPDDEGGQMVMANVGENGGLELDKDFYIDFPKGLRAHQIRLEGGDCSTDSFCYPSV; encoded by the coding sequence ATGAACCTAAGACCAGACCCGACGTTTCACGCGTCGCCCAAACTCGCCATGCAAGCGCCGGTTGAGAATTATGCATTTACCGTCATGCTTAGCCCGGATGGCACACAGTCCGATGGCATCGCCGTCGTGGATGTGAACCCGAAGTCCGACAGCTATGGCCAGATCGTGCATCAGGTGATCGTGCCCAACAAGGGCGATGAATTTCACCATTTCGGCTGGAACGCTTGTTCCTCGTCCCTGTCCCCGCTGACCGGTCATGCCTTTCTGGAACGCCGTTATCTGATCGTGCCGGGCATTCGGTCGTCGCGGATTTACATCATTGACGTGAAAGAACCCCTCAAGGCGAAAATCCATAAAACCATCGAGCCCGAAGAGATTTTCGAGAAAACTGGCTATTCCCGGCCGCACACGATCCATTGCGGGCCTGAAGGCATATATGTCTCTACGCTTGGCGGGGGGGGCGAAGATGGCACCGACGGCCCGCCCGGAATTTTCATTATGGATTGTGAAACCTTCGAGGTCATAGGCCGCTACGAGATGGACCGTGGCAAACAGGACAAACACTATGACTTCTGGTGGAACCTGCCGCAGGATTACATGGTCAGTTCCGAGTGGGGCCTGCCGCCGCAGTTTGAAAACGGCATTGTCGCCGAAGATCTCTTGTCCAACAAATACGGGCATTCGATCCATTTCTGGGACCTGCGCGCGCGCAAGAATATCCAGACGATGGATCTTGGCGAAAACCACCAAATGGCCCTTGAAATCCGCCCGGCACATGACCCGACAAAATCCTATGGGTTCTGTGGCGTTGTGGTGGATACGACAAACCTGCAAGGGTCGATTTTCACCTGGTGGCGTGATGATGACGGGGTGTGGCAGTCCAAGAAAACCATTACCATTGATCCACGCCCGGAGGACCCTGAAAACTTGCCGCCTTTGTTGCAGGGATTCGGAGCCGTGCCGCCGCTGGTGACGGATATCGACCTGAGCCTTGACGACAAATACCTCTATGTCGCGTGCTGGGGTCTGGGCGAGATGCACCAATACGACGTGTCCGATCCGATGAACCCGGTTCTGGCGGGCAAGGTCGAACTGGGCGGCATCGCACGCGGCACCAACCACCCCAACGGCCAACCCTTTGCCTATGGCCCGCAGATGGTGGAGATCAGCCGCGATGGCAAGCGTGTCTACTGGACGAACTCGCTGTATTCCACATGGGACGACCAGTTCTATCCCGATGACGAAGGGGGCCAGATGGTCATGGCGAATGTTGGCGAGAATGGTGGGCTTGAGCTCGACAAGGATTTCTACATCGATTTCCCGAAAGGACTGAGAGCACACCAGATCCGGCTCGAAGGGGGCGACTGTTCCACTGACAGTTTCTGTTATCCGTCGGTCTGA